A region from the Acipenser ruthenus chromosome 13, fAciRut3.2 maternal haplotype, whole genome shotgun sequence genome encodes:
- the LOC117418609 gene encoding annexin A7-like isoform X2, producing the protein MSYPGYPPSGYPPSYPGYPPQGSGDPSFPGAGQYPYPGGAPGGYPPMGGGAYPQAPAGGYPGAGGYPAPQMAGGFPAPGGYPQAPAAGGYPSYPGAPAAPGYGVPPGGPGYGGYPQQAPQGYGGGQMPQPGYPGGPIPGQPPAPAPGPGHAPAQPMMGMPAYEGTIKPTPNFNPEKDAEILRKAMKGFGTDEQAIIDVVSRRTNAERQKIKAMFKTLYGKDVIKDLKSELSGNMEEVILALFMSTTYFDAWSLRHAMKGAGTQENVLIEILCSRDNKQIRDIVQCYNTEFQRDLEKDIRKDTSGHFERLLISMCQGNRDENQTVNLQKAQEDAQRLYQAGEGKLGTDESSFNMVLATRSFPQLKATVEAYATIGKRQLESAIDREFSGSVESGLKAIVKCAQNRPAYFAERLYKAMKGAGTDDSTLTRIVVTRSEIDLVQIKQAYMQMYQKTLHTAIHGETSGDYRNLLLAIVGQ; encoded by the exons ATGTCTTACCCAGGATACCCACCCTCTGGTTACCCTCCTTCCTACCCTGGATATCCT ccTCAGGGCAGTGGAGATCCTTCCTTTCCTGGTGCAGGCCAGTACCCCTATCCCGGGGGGGCTCCAGGAGGCTACCCTCCAATGGGTGGAGGAGCTTACCCACAAGCCCCAGCAGGGGGGTACCCCGGAGCTGGGGGATACCCCGCACCACAAATGGCCGGTGGATTCCCTGCGCCAGGGGGCTACCCCCAGGCACCTGCTGCAGGTGGATACCCATCTTACCCTGGAG CTCCGGCAGCCCCAGGGTATGGAGTCCCTCCAGGAGGTCCAGGCTACGGGGGCTACCCACAACAGGCTCCCCAGGGCTACGGAGGAGGACAGATGCCTCAGCCAG GATACCCAGGTGGACCTATTCCAGGCCAGCCCCCAGCACCTGCTCCAGGACCCGGCCACGCCCCTGCACAG CCAATGATGGGAATGCCAGCCTATGAGGGGACAATCAAGCCGACCCCCAACTTTAATCCTGAAAAAGACGCCGAGATCCTGCGGAAAGCCATGAAGGGATTTG ggACGGATGAGCAAGCAATCATTGACGTTGTTTCCCGTCGTACCAATGCAGAAAGACAGAAGATCAAAGCTATGTTTAAGACATTGTATGGGAAG GATGTCATTAAAGATCTGAAGTCTGAGCTGAGTGGAAACATGGAAGAAGTCATCCTTGCTCTGTTCATGTCTACCACGTACTTTGATGCTTGGAGTTTAAGGCATGCAATGAAG GGAGCAGGGACGCAGGAGAATGTTCTCATTGAGATCCTCTGCAGCAGAGACAACAAGCAGATCAGGGACATTGTGCAGTGCTACAATACAGAGTTCCAAAGGGATCTCGAGAAGGACATCCGGAAAGACACCAGTGGACATTTCGAAAGGCTGCTCATCTCTATGTGCCAG ggCAACAGGGATGAGAACCAGACTGTGAACCTCCAGAAAGCCCAGGAAGATGCCCAGCGCTTGTACCAGGCAGGAGAGGGCAAACTGGGCACCGACGAGTCCAGCTTTAACATGGTCCTGGCCACTCGCAGCTTCCCACAGCTGAAGGCTACGGTCGAGGCTTATGCAACG ATTGGTAAACGGCAGTTAGAGAGTGCCATTGACAGGGAGTTCTCTGGCAGTGTGGAATCTGGCTTGAAAGCAATTG TGAAGTGCGCCCAGAATCGCCCAGCGTATTTTGCTGAAAGACTGTACAAGGCCATGAAGGGAGCTGGCACGGATGACTCTACTCTCACTAGAATTGTTGTCACCCGCAGTGAG ATTGATCTTGTGCAGATCAAACAGGCCTACATGCAGATGTACCAGAAGACTCTCCACACAGCGATTCACGGGGAAACCAGTGGAGACTACAGGAACCTGCTTTTGGCAATTGTTGGACAATAA
- the LOC117418609 gene encoding annexin A7-like isoform X1 — translation MSYPGYPPSGYPPSYPGYPPQGSGDPSFPGAGQYPYPGGAPGGYPPMGGGAYPQAPAGGYPGAGGYPAPQMAGGFPAPGGYPQAPAAGGYPSYPGAPAAPGYGVPPGGPGYGGYPQQAPQGYGGGQMPQPGYPGGPIPGQPPAPAPGPGHAPAQMYYGGTQFVAWEEPQGSYEQPMMGMPAYEGTIKPTPNFNPEKDAEILRKAMKGFGTDEQAIIDVVSRRTNAERQKIKAMFKTLYGKDVIKDLKSELSGNMEEVILALFMSTTYFDAWSLRHAMKGAGTQENVLIEILCSRDNKQIRDIVQCYNTEFQRDLEKDIRKDTSGHFERLLISMCQGNRDENQTVNLQKAQEDAQRLYQAGEGKLGTDESSFNMVLATRSFPQLKATVEAYATIGKRQLESAIDREFSGSVESGLKAIVKCAQNRPAYFAERLYKAMKGAGTDDSTLTRIVVTRSEIDLVQIKQAYMQMYQKTLHTAIHGETSGDYRNLLLAIVGQ, via the exons ATGTCTTACCCAGGATACCCACCCTCTGGTTACCCTCCTTCCTACCCTGGATATCCT ccTCAGGGCAGTGGAGATCCTTCCTTTCCTGGTGCAGGCCAGTACCCCTATCCCGGGGGGGCTCCAGGAGGCTACCCTCCAATGGGTGGAGGAGCTTACCCACAAGCCCCAGCAGGGGGGTACCCCGGAGCTGGGGGATACCCCGCACCACAAATGGCCGGTGGATTCCCTGCGCCAGGGGGCTACCCCCAGGCACCTGCTGCAGGTGGATACCCATCTTACCCTGGAG CTCCGGCAGCCCCAGGGTATGGAGTCCCTCCAGGAGGTCCAGGCTACGGGGGCTACCCACAACAGGCTCCCCAGGGCTACGGAGGAGGACAGATGCCTCAGCCAG GATACCCAGGTGGACCTATTCCAGGCCAGCCCCCAGCACCTGCTCCAGGACCCGGCCACGCCCCTGCACAG ATGTATTATGGAGGCACACAATTTGTTGCCTGGGAGGAACCCCAAGGGAGTTATGAGCAG CCAATGATGGGAATGCCAGCCTATGAGGGGACAATCAAGCCGACCCCCAACTTTAATCCTGAAAAAGACGCCGAGATCCTGCGGAAAGCCATGAAGGGATTTG ggACGGATGAGCAAGCAATCATTGACGTTGTTTCCCGTCGTACCAATGCAGAAAGACAGAAGATCAAAGCTATGTTTAAGACATTGTATGGGAAG GATGTCATTAAAGATCTGAAGTCTGAGCTGAGTGGAAACATGGAAGAAGTCATCCTTGCTCTGTTCATGTCTACCACGTACTTTGATGCTTGGAGTTTAAGGCATGCAATGAAG GGAGCAGGGACGCAGGAGAATGTTCTCATTGAGATCCTCTGCAGCAGAGACAACAAGCAGATCAGGGACATTGTGCAGTGCTACAATACAGAGTTCCAAAGGGATCTCGAGAAGGACATCCGGAAAGACACCAGTGGACATTTCGAAAGGCTGCTCATCTCTATGTGCCAG ggCAACAGGGATGAGAACCAGACTGTGAACCTCCAGAAAGCCCAGGAAGATGCCCAGCGCTTGTACCAGGCAGGAGAGGGCAAACTGGGCACCGACGAGTCCAGCTTTAACATGGTCCTGGCCACTCGCAGCTTCCCACAGCTGAAGGCTACGGTCGAGGCTTATGCAACG ATTGGTAAACGGCAGTTAGAGAGTGCCATTGACAGGGAGTTCTCTGGCAGTGTGGAATCTGGCTTGAAAGCAATTG TGAAGTGCGCCCAGAATCGCCCAGCGTATTTTGCTGAAAGACTGTACAAGGCCATGAAGGGAGCTGGCACGGATGACTCTACTCTCACTAGAATTGTTGTCACCCGCAGTGAG ATTGATCTTGTGCAGATCAAACAGGCCTACATGCAGATGTACCAGAAGACTCTCCACACAGCGATTCACGGGGAAACCAGTGGAGACTACAGGAACCTGCTTTTGGCAATTGTTGGACAATAA